The Nitrospira sp. genome contains a region encoding:
- a CDS encoding toll/interleukin-1 receptor domain-containing protein: MNIFLSYSSSDRELAERIAYGLRNEGDSVFFDRTSLPPGEGYHARIRSAIDECQLFIVLVSRDAVSSGSYALTELGIAQQKWVNPSGRILPVMTSDLAPDLLPPYLHAVTVLRPQGDLVADVVVAVSRLRLLVAEPVKIISSLTNSGWMWTLEILTHEPVTEIFYRFAEENIFTSTGFSQVRDRRTGLPQPKWHLEVPLFTGTRTLFVKYTTSTGGGYGPYTLRVDAVQYIAAETKAVLEATESAWVSFREYPEKRMLLYVTHLVSYKNGLKYIHYSVDDQSLSHRIRFTPDWSGPGAPGIGEDDETYVEIPMSSAYVQVKLVFVDGSEWPARRFPVRVSR; the protein is encoded by the coding sequence ATGAACATATTTCTGTCCTATTCGTCATCCGATCGTGAGCTCGCCGAGCGGATCGCGTATGGCCTGCGGAATGAGGGCGATTCGGTGTTTTTTGACCGGACTTCCCTCCCTCCCGGTGAAGGCTATCATGCACGCATCCGAAGCGCGATCGACGAGTGTCAGTTGTTTATCGTTCTCGTCAGCCGCGACGCCGTGTCGTCGGGCAGTTATGCGCTCACAGAATTGGGGATCGCTCAACAGAAGTGGGTTAATCCATCCGGTCGAATTCTCCCGGTGATGACCTCAGACCTCGCCCCCGATTTACTCCCTCCCTATCTCCATGCGGTCACGGTCCTGCGACCGCAAGGCGATCTCGTGGCCGACGTAGTCGTCGCAGTCAGCCGCCTTCGTCTCCTCGTTGCTGAGCCCGTCAAGATCATCAGCAGCCTCACCAATTCCGGCTGGATGTGGACTCTCGAAATCCTGACTCATGAGCCGGTCACGGAGATTTTCTATCGGTTTGCGGAGGAGAATATATTCACGAGCACCGGATTCTCTCAGGTGCGTGACCGAAGGACCGGGCTTCCTCAACCGAAATGGCACCTGGAAGTTCCGCTCTTTACCGGCACGCGGACTCTGTTTGTGAAGTACACAACGTCCACGGGGGGCGGCTATGGCCCCTATACACTGCGTGTCGACGCTGTTCAGTATATTGCAGCCGAGACCAAGGCAGTCCTGGAAGCAACCGAAAGCGCATGGGTGTCGTTCAGAGAGTATCCGGAGAAGAGGATGCTCCTCTACGTTACCCACCTGGTGTCCTATAAGAACGGTCTGAAATACATTCACTATTCTGTCGACGATCAATCCTTGTCCCACCGTATTCGATTTACACCGGACTGGTCCGGCCCAGGGGCTCCAGGAATAGGGGAGGATGATGAGACATATGTCGAAATTCCGATGTCCTCCGCCTATGTTCAGGTCAAATTGGTGTTTGTCGATGGAAGCGAGTGGCCGGCCAGGCGGTTCCCAGTCCGTGTTTCGCGATAG
- a CDS encoding OmpA family protein — protein sequence MPQGSAQVSSGTIAPAVKGPERDTKEFTILTALILIVSGLLAAAWYYSQSSDQVTVSPATGAIGNANVPDLLKQAAVSNQAGILTTHSAQGVIPAAAISDIIHTDIYFEVGRKGLTDEGKAQLSSQADMLKRNEDYGVLIQGYTDQQGSASYNKQLGMKRAETVKAELVNAGIAEHRIKAVSLGEEGVLCIDTSDTCRHMNRRVHLEVRKVGQEHMALPAVADTLAVETTQSAIESNQNTDDTGSSTDGLVPSTNASDENGVTPLDETAGGS from the coding sequence ATGCCACAGGGTTCAGCACAGGTTTCGTCAGGAACTATCGCTCCCGCGGTGAAGGGACCGGAGAGAGACACGAAAGAGTTCACGATCCTGACCGCACTGATTCTTATCGTGAGTGGACTGCTCGCCGCTGCGTGGTACTACAGCCAGTCGAGTGACCAGGTGACGGTATCTCCCGCCACGGGAGCGATTGGGAATGCCAATGTGCCGGATCTTCTCAAACAAGCTGCGGTTTCGAATCAGGCGGGAATCTTGACCACACACTCTGCCCAGGGCGTGATCCCTGCGGCAGCGATATCGGACATTATCCATACCGATATCTACTTCGAAGTCGGCCGCAAGGGGCTGACCGATGAAGGGAAGGCGCAGTTGTCGTCTCAGGCAGACATGCTGAAGCGGAACGAGGACTATGGCGTGTTGATTCAGGGTTATACCGATCAACAGGGGTCGGCAAGCTACAACAAGCAGTTGGGCATGAAGCGAGCCGAAACGGTCAAGGCGGAACTGGTCAATGCCGGAATTGCCGAGCACCGGATCAAGGCAGTGAGCTTGGGCGAAGAAGGCGTGCTCTGCATCGATACCAGCGACACCTGCCGGCACATGAATCGGCGAGTGCACTTGGAAGTGCGGAAGGTCGGCCAGGAGCACATGGCACTACCAGCCGTGGCTGACACTCTCGCGGTTGAGACGACTCAAAGCGCAATCGAATCGAATCAGAACACCGACGATACCGGTTCATCGACCGACGGCTTGGTGCCTTCCACCAACGCCTCGGATGAGAACGGCGTCACACCGCTGGACGAAACCGCCGGCGGGAGCTGA
- a CDS encoding marine proteobacterial sortase target protein — protein MLHRSFLARPRRVVHLATSFVLCAALLIFCFDTPSPAEPAEPESLSTGIVPTMGLHDVKEGTLLFKTNQQGRYRPAPLLKTDVQIAVTGMIARATVRQEFTNPNKKKGDWLEGIYVFPLPETAAVDHLRMKIGERIVEGQIKERAEAKKTYEQAKYEGKRTSLVEQERPNVFTTSVANIAPGERIIVEIEYQETVRYDNGQFQLRFPMAVGQRYIPGTPVIIEGQEPEGTGMALDTDRVPDSSRITPPVHSPGQGSINPLSLALVLNPGFPVAKVESPYHPIIVIPDPDGGFQISLKEEAVPADKDFQLIWHPAPHAAPLATIFTEQKHGETYAMLMIAPPTQPDEKAVRVPRDLIFVIDTSGSMAGPSIQQAKASVTAALTGLTTQDRFNVIQFNNTVRSLFPTLEPVTAASIRKAVRYTEQMSADGGTEILPALRQALKNPQDSSRIQQIVLLTDGQVGNEEELFEMLHYKLGTRRLFTIGIGSTPNSYLMRKTAEVGRGTFTHIGNIEEVKDRLDALFNKLERPVLHDITFDPTGWPGMEQYPSQIADLYAGEPIVLAMKTRSLPPHATLKGLAGHRPWTLPVSFKQAASQGGLSVFWARQKISALMDETYKGGVEEAIKSAVIDVAVAHHLVSKYTSLVAVDVTPARPTDHSSTEQAPAAVQDQASIAALPKTATIGQLQILFGLASLTIAGLAWRHRKWTV, from the coding sequence ATGCTGCATCGCTCGTTCCTGGCACGGCCGCGCCGTGTCGTTCACCTGGCAACGTCCTTCGTACTGTGCGCCGCACTGCTCATTTTTTGTTTCGATACTCCCTCACCCGCCGAACCGGCTGAACCCGAATCGCTCAGCACCGGCATCGTGCCGACGATGGGGCTTCATGACGTGAAGGAAGGCACGCTCCTGTTCAAGACCAATCAGCAGGGCCGCTACCGGCCGGCTCCGCTTCTGAAAACAGACGTACAGATCGCCGTGACCGGCATGATCGCCCGCGCGACCGTGCGGCAAGAGTTCACGAACCCCAACAAGAAGAAAGGCGACTGGCTCGAAGGCATCTATGTGTTCCCGCTCCCGGAAACCGCCGCGGTCGACCATCTCCGCATGAAGATCGGTGAGCGCATCGTCGAGGGCCAGATCAAGGAACGGGCCGAGGCGAAGAAAACCTATGAGCAGGCGAAGTACGAAGGCAAGCGGACAAGCCTGGTCGAGCAGGAGCGGCCCAACGTCTTCACGACCTCGGTCGCCAACATCGCACCAGGCGAGCGCATCATCGTCGAGATCGAGTATCAGGAAACCGTCCGGTACGACAACGGACAGTTTCAACTCCGCTTTCCCATGGCCGTCGGCCAACGGTATATCCCCGGCACACCGGTGATCATCGAAGGCCAAGAACCGGAAGGCACGGGCATGGCTCTCGACACCGATCGCGTCCCGGATAGCTCGCGCATCACGCCTCCGGTTCACTCACCTGGTCAAGGGTCCATCAACCCTTTGAGCCTCGCCCTCGTTCTCAACCCGGGATTCCCGGTCGCCAAGGTGGAATCGCCCTACCACCCGATCATCGTGATCCCGGATCCTGACGGTGGATTTCAGATCAGCTTGAAGGAGGAAGCGGTGCCGGCAGATAAGGATTTCCAGCTTATTTGGCATCCCGCCCCTCACGCAGCTCCCTTGGCGACGATCTTCACCGAACAGAAGCATGGAGAAACCTACGCCATGCTCATGATTGCCCCGCCGACTCAGCCGGACGAGAAGGCCGTACGCGTGCCGCGTGACCTCATCTTCGTGATCGACACGTCCGGGTCGATGGCAGGCCCGTCCATCCAACAGGCCAAAGCTTCGGTGACGGCGGCACTGACAGGGCTCACCACGCAGGACCGCTTCAATGTGATCCAATTCAACAATACAGTCCGCTCCCTGTTCCCTACGCTCGAACCCGTGACGGCAGCCAGTATAAGAAAGGCTGTCCGATACACCGAGCAGATGTCGGCGGATGGAGGGACCGAAATTCTTCCCGCGCTGAGGCAGGCCTTGAAGAATCCGCAAGATTCGTCTCGAATTCAACAGATCGTGTTGCTGACCGACGGACAGGTCGGCAATGAAGAAGAGCTGTTCGAGATGCTGCACTACAAGCTCGGCACCAGGCGACTGTTTACGATCGGCATCGGTTCGACGCCGAACAGCTACCTCATGCGCAAGACAGCGGAGGTCGGCCGGGGAACATTTACCCATATCGGCAATATCGAAGAGGTCAAGGACCGGCTCGATGCGCTGTTCAACAAGTTGGAGCGGCCTGTTCTCCATGACATTACCTTCGATCCCACCGGCTGGCCGGGCATGGAACAGTACCCCTCACAGATCGCCGATCTGTATGCGGGTGAACCGATCGTGCTCGCGATGAAGACGCGTTCACTCCCACCACACGCGACGCTGAAGGGACTCGCTGGCCATCGCCCCTGGACCCTGCCGGTCTCATTCAAACAGGCGGCTTCACAGGGAGGTCTTTCCGTCTTTTGGGCCAGACAGAAGATCTCCGCGCTGATGGATGAGACATACAAAGGCGGAGTCGAGGAGGCAATCAAGAGCGCCGTGATCGATGTCGCAGTGGCTCATCACCTGGTCAGCAAATACACGAGCCTGGTTGCCGTAGATGTCACGCCCGCCAGGCCGACGGATCACTCAAGTACTGAACAGGCTCCGGCCGCTGTTCAAGATCAAGCTTCAATCGCCGCACTGCCGAAGACCGCCACAATCGGGCAGTTGCAGATCCTGTTCGGGCTGGCGTCGCTGACGATCGCAGGATTGGCATGGCGCCATCGAAAATGGACGGTATGA
- a CDS encoding RNA-binding protein codes for MGSKLYVGGLPYSATESQLTTLFAEHGTVESARVIADKFTGQSRGFGFVEMSSAEEAKAAITALNGSQMDGRSLTVNEAKPMEPRFGGSGGGGNRSGGGQNRNRY; via the coding sequence ATGGGTTCAAAACTGTATGTCGGCGGGTTGCCATACTCGGCAACGGAATCTCAACTCACCACCCTGTTTGCCGAGCACGGCACGGTCGAATCGGCCCGCGTGATTGCGGACAAATTCACAGGCCAATCTCGAGGTTTCGGCTTTGTCGAAATGTCGAGCGCCGAGGAAGCCAAGGCGGCGATCACGGCCTTAAACGGGTCACAGATGGATGGACGGTCGCTCACCGTCAATGAAGCGAAACCGATGGAACCACGTTTCGGTGGCAGTGGTGGCGGCGGCAACCGTTCCGGCGGTGGACAGAACCGCAACCGCTATTAA
- a CDS encoding response regulator transcription factor, which yields MKGGIHTSAQRRGSAGYRRKHGAQPTSIRLLIVEAQRLFRQSLRLLLERERDVASVVEAPDGREAYRLAVEHKPDIVLLDVDMPDLDVESIAKLIQQHLPDTRVLLLARYDEDTRIVTAMQAGAFGYVLKDTDQTDFLRIIRATVRGEHILSPVMPDSFARTVPGAVGQAREHHTPVLMNLTDREQEILGCAASGRSNKEIADQLCVSVDTVKTHLHHIYQKLSVNGRVEAILTYLQAQ from the coding sequence ATGAAAGGAGGGATTCATACGTCCGCCCAACGCCGGGGAAGCGCCGGATACCGCCGCAAGCATGGAGCGCAGCCCACCTCCATCCGGCTGCTCATTGTCGAGGCTCAACGGCTGTTCAGGCAAAGTCTGCGGCTGCTGTTGGAGCGGGAACGGGATGTCGCTTCCGTCGTAGAGGCGCCGGATGGGCGCGAGGCCTATCGATTGGCGGTGGAGCACAAGCCCGATATCGTGCTCCTTGACGTCGACATGCCGGATCTCGATGTGGAATCGATCGCAAAACTCATCCAGCAGCACCTCCCCGACACGCGGGTGCTGCTGTTGGCTCGGTACGATGAAGACACACGGATTGTCACCGCCATGCAGGCAGGCGCGTTCGGCTACGTTCTCAAGGACACCGATCAGACGGACTTTCTGCGCATCATCAGAGCCACCGTTCGAGGAGAACATATCCTGTCGCCGGTCATGCCCGACAGCTTCGCTCGCACCGTTCCCGGTGCGGTGGGGCAGGCACGGGAGCACCACACCCCCGTACTCATGAACTTAACCGACCGGGAACAAGAAATATTGGGTTGCGCAGCATCGGGTCGGAGCAACAAGGAAATTGCCGATCAGTTGTGTGTCTCCGTCGATACCGTGAAGACACACCTGCATCATATCTATCAGAAACTTTCCGTGAACGGACGCGTCGAGGCAATCCTCACCTACCTCCAGGCTCAGTAG
- a CDS encoding SIR2 family protein: MAESEIPRHLIDQVREGRVVLVLGAGASLGVKRIGGGTVPSTDVLAKSIAEKFLGDQFSGSDLAWIAELAISASSLSIVQDFVASQFLNPDPGPHHKLVPTFRWRGIATTNYDRIVETSYESVHNRIQQVVPFLSNEDKVDAKLRDPSCVGLLKLHGCVTRTHDEKLPLILTVDQYVTHRTNRTRVFQMLEEWATENTLIFIGHSIRDFDLRRLLLDLINNLGGHPRFYIVRPEVDDLERDFWGKKSITVLKNVLCPVFREA; encoded by the coding sequence GTGGCAGAGTCAGAAATTCCCCGACATCTCATTGATCAAGTTCGTGAAGGAAGGGTAGTGCTTGTATTAGGAGCGGGTGCCTCGCTGGGTGTAAAAAGAATTGGCGGCGGGACAGTTCCCTCAACAGACGTCCTTGCAAAATCTATTGCTGAGAAATTCTTGGGCGATCAGTTTTCAGGTAGTGATCTGGCGTGGATCGCTGAATTGGCGATATCTGCATCGAGCCTGTCGATCGTGCAGGATTTTGTTGCTTCTCAATTCCTAAATCCCGACCCCGGACCGCATCACAAATTGGTCCCAACTTTTAGGTGGCGGGGAATAGCAACTACCAATTACGACAGGATAGTCGAGACAAGTTACGAATCCGTGCACAACAGAATCCAACAGGTCGTACCTTTTCTCTCAAACGAAGATAAGGTAGACGCGAAACTACGAGATCCGTCATGCGTTGGTTTGCTTAAACTCCATGGTTGTGTTACCCGCACGCACGACGAGAAGCTGCCACTAATCCTCACAGTCGATCAGTATGTGACTCATCGGACGAATCGCACTCGCGTGTTTCAAATGCTTGAAGAATGGGCAACTGAAAATACTCTAATTTTTATAGGGCATTCTATTCGTGATTTCGATCTCCGAAGACTCCTTCTCGATCTCATCAATAACTTAGGCGGACACCCGCGTTTCTATATTGTCCGCCCCGAAGTCGATGATCTTGAGCGTGATTTCTGGGGAAAGAAAAGCATCACAGTTCTCAAAAATGTCCTATGCCCAGTTTTTAGAGAAGCTTGA
- a CDS encoding isoprenylcysteine carboxylmethyltransferase family protein, with translation MDSNAAYGVWWLVLVNSVFFILFALSFTRPRTGRDWRSLGAFSAFIVALFAEMYGFPLSMYLLSGWLANHYPEVDPFAHDTGHFWHTLLGREGPAHSDPLHIFSEVLVFVGLILLAVSWRILYWAQRARTLAVTGPYAWVRHPQYTAFIMIMLGFLLQWPTLPTLLMFPVLAGLYVHLAYTEEAEARAAFGEAYEQYAAVTPGFCPLGRRRVREPEDDEPASR, from the coding sequence ATGGATAGCAATGCAGCCTATGGTGTGTGGTGGCTGGTCCTCGTCAACTCCGTCTTCTTTATTCTTTTCGCGCTCAGCTTCACGCGCCCGCGCACAGGGCGCGATTGGCGATCGCTCGGCGCCTTCTCCGCATTTATCGTGGCCCTGTTTGCAGAGATGTACGGATTTCCCTTGAGCATGTATCTCCTCTCAGGATGGCTTGCGAACCACTATCCCGAGGTCGATCCGTTTGCTCACGATACCGGCCATTTTTGGCACACGCTGCTCGGTAGAGAAGGCCCTGCGCATTCCGATCCGTTGCATATTTTCAGCGAGGTGCTGGTCTTTGTGGGACTCATTCTGCTGGCGGTTTCATGGCGCATCTTGTATTGGGCGCAACGCGCCCGGACCCTGGCTGTGACCGGACCTTATGCCTGGGTGAGACATCCTCAGTACACGGCCTTCATCATGATCATGCTCGGCTTCCTGCTTCAGTGGCCGACGTTACCGACATTGCTCATGTTCCCTGTGCTTGCGGGATTGTACGTCCACCTTGCTTATACAGAAGAGGCGGAGGCCCGTGCGGCGTTCGGCGAGGCCTATGAGCAGTATGCGGCGGTCACACCGGGCTTTTGCCCATTAGGGAGAAGGCGGGTCCGAGAACCGGAGGATGATGAACCAGCCAGCCGATGA
- a CDS encoding DUF3574 domain-containing protein — MRIDSIAPRHIAAGIAPRSALGSVLGSLLLLVSAVGCATRNITPCGDGQLAVQELLYLGTETPSGHVTPEDWAKFLSDTVTPRFPEGLSTWQAAGQWRSASGEVIREPSYVLSLVHPDDAKLDKAVQEIVASYKARFRQEAVLRVRSHACSSL; from the coding sequence ATGCGGATAGATTCCATTGCTCCCAGACACATCGCGGCAGGGATAGCTCCTCGCAGCGCGCTTGGGAGTGTGTTGGGTTCTCTGCTGCTTCTGGTCTCGGCCGTGGGCTGCGCCACCAGGAATATCACTCCCTGTGGTGATGGGCAGCTTGCAGTCCAAGAGTTGTTGTACCTCGGAACAGAAACGCCATCCGGTCATGTCACTCCGGAAGATTGGGCGAAATTTCTGAGCGATACAGTGACTCCACGGTTTCCGGAAGGGCTTTCAACCTGGCAAGCCGCCGGCCAATGGCGATCTGCTTCAGGGGAAGTCATTCGGGAGCCGTCCTATGTCCTGAGCCTCGTCCATCCTGACGACGCCAAGCTGGATAAGGCCGTTCAGGAGATCGTCGCATCCTACAAAGCGCGGTTCCGGCAGGAAGCGGTGCTTCGTGTCAGGTCCCATGCCTGCTCATCTCTCTAG
- a CDS encoding class GN sortase, which produces MNRSRIIRPAHGALVACVLAIGLWQVGEGSSIYVKAELAQYLLQRAWSRTLAGETEVKPWPWADTWPIARLVIPRLGVDQIVLEGAYGRTLAFGPGHVESSALPGSSGTTILTAHRDTHFKFLKRLRPHDEIMIETIKGKRRRYRVLESRIVDSRSGTIALDHPQTRLVLVTCYPFDSMIVGGPLRYVVTAERAAIGTGG; this is translated from the coding sequence ATGAATCGGAGCCGAATCATTCGACCGGCTCACGGCGCGCTGGTCGCATGCGTCCTCGCGATCGGGCTCTGGCAAGTCGGAGAAGGATCGTCGATCTATGTGAAGGCCGAGCTCGCGCAGTATCTCCTGCAGCGAGCTTGGTCTCGCACCCTGGCCGGTGAAACGGAGGTGAAACCTTGGCCCTGGGCCGACACTTGGCCCATTGCCAGATTAGTCATCCCGCGGTTGGGAGTTGATCAGATTGTGTTGGAAGGCGCCTACGGGCGGACTCTGGCATTCGGGCCAGGCCATGTGGAATCCAGTGCGTTGCCCGGCTCCTCCGGCACCACGATTCTCACGGCCCACCGCGACACGCACTTCAAGTTCTTGAAACGCCTGCGGCCGCACGATGAGATCATGATCGAAACCATAAAGGGAAAGCGGCGGCGCTACAGGGTCTTGGAAAGTCGCATTGTGGATTCACGATCCGGAACCATTGCACTCGATCACCCACAGACCAGACTCGTCCTCGTCACCTGCTATCCATTCGATTCGATGATAGTTGGTGGGCCGTTGAGATACGTAGTGACTGCGGAGCGTGCGGCAATAGGAACGGGAGGCTAG
- a CDS encoding 4Fe-4S dicluster domain-containing protein, whose product MALLITEECINCGACLPECPNEAIFETRSDAESKGNHVGDGQGVGDSIYVITHDRCTECVGHFDEPQCAAVCPVDNCCISDPAYPEGTDVLLEKAKTLNPDKPIDPAKVWSGVRN is encoded by the coding sequence ATGGCTCTGCTGATTACCGAAGAATGTATCAACTGTGGCGCCTGCCTGCCGGAATGTCCTAACGAGGCCATCTTCGAAACTCGCAGTGATGCGGAGTCGAAGGGAAATCATGTGGGCGACGGCCAGGGGGTGGGGGACAGCATTTACGTGATTACTCACGATCGGTGTACCGAGTGTGTCGGCCATTTTGACGAACCTCAATGCGCGGCCGTCTGTCCGGTCGATAATTGTTGTATTTCTGATCCAGCGTATCCGGAGGGGACCGATGTCCTGCTGGAAAAGGCGAAGACACTCAACCCTGACAAGCCGATCGATCCGGCAAAGGTTTGGAGCGGCGTACGGAACTGA
- a CDS encoding AAA family ATPase yields the protein MQIAISGTHCVGKSTLVDDVIERLPHWESIAEPYYVLEEEGYDFGDVPTLEDFEAQLTRSLQLVRERRHNVILDRCPLDFVAYALCLADSESFNVRVWLPQLRETVSALDLIVFLPMEHRIPVPLSEDDDFRIAVDEKLREILLDNMFDLEMVVLEITGTKAERVQQVVERLSHRKV from the coding sequence ATGCAAATCGCTATTTCCGGTACGCACTGCGTAGGCAAATCCACCCTTGTGGATGATGTGATTGAACGATTGCCACATTGGGAATCGATAGCGGAACCGTATTATGTGCTGGAAGAAGAGGGGTATGATTTTGGGGACGTGCCGACGCTTGAAGATTTCGAAGCGCAACTCACCCGCTCCCTGCAATTGGTTCGTGAGCGGCGCCATAATGTCATTCTTGACCGATGCCCCCTGGATTTCGTGGCCTATGCTCTTTGCCTGGCAGATTCTGAGTCGTTCAATGTGCGTGTCTGGTTACCACAACTCCGCGAGACAGTGAGCGCCCTCGACTTGATCGTCTTCTTGCCAATGGAGCACCGGATCCCCGTTCCCTTGTCCGAAGATGACGACTTCAGAATCGCCGTTGATGAAAAGCTTCGGGAGATTCTCCTCGACAATATGTTCGACCTTGAGATGGTCGTGCTTGAAATCACAGGCACGAAAGCGGAACGAGTCCAGCAAGTCGTGGAGCGCCTTTCCCACCGAAAGGTTTGA
- a CDS encoding GNAT family N-acetyltransferase, whose product MPDPLFPVHSTLRDGSTVQLSLADERDVEPLKTLYRKIVEEGNSYPHDRFPIHDEFMDYWFRGKKTVVAYVPDRKQVPEMAGAFYLKSNWPGRAGHVANAGFVVAPEWRNKGLGLLLGETMLSYARQLRYRSVIFNLVFSENLDARRLWEQLGFRHLGVIPGAVRKNDDTYQDAIIMFRTLET is encoded by the coding sequence ATGCCTGATCCATTGTTCCCCGTTCACTCCACCCTCAGGGACGGATCTACGGTTCAGCTATCTCTGGCCGATGAGCGAGATGTTGAACCCCTCAAGACGCTGTATCGCAAGATTGTAGAGGAAGGAAATTCCTATCCCCACGATCGCTTCCCCATACATGACGAATTCATGGACTATTGGTTTCGCGGGAAGAAAACGGTGGTGGCATATGTACCGGATCGAAAGCAGGTGCCCGAAATGGCCGGCGCATTTTATCTGAAATCCAACTGGCCTGGACGGGCAGGGCATGTGGCGAATGCCGGCTTCGTCGTCGCGCCGGAATGGCGCAACAAAGGCTTAGGCCTGCTATTGGGCGAAACGATGTTGAGCTATGCCAGACAACTCCGCTACCGCAGTGTGATCTTTAATTTGGTGTTCTCCGAAAATCTCGACGCTCGCCGTCTATGGGAGCAACTTGGGTTTCGGCATCTTGGCGTGATTCCCGGCGCGGTCCGCAAGAACGACGACACGTACCAGGACGCGATCATTATGTTTCGAACGCTAGAGACCTAG
- a CDS encoding thermonuclease family protein gives MMKRRLFTYLVLALSMTSPAIAQADFIARVLIVHEGDRLTIHHQGRKETIYLRDIDCPEMKQPYGKQAKHATTVYVANRDVVVRDLKRDRQGRITADILLEDGRHVAHELVKEGLAWAQQGKSGDQTLKDMEELARASAKGLWSEPNPVPPWKWKSAKTTGRN, from the coding sequence ATGATGAAGCGTCGCCTTTTCACATACCTGGTGCTCGCCTTGAGCATGACCTCCCCGGCGATTGCCCAGGCAGATTTCATTGCGCGAGTCCTCATCGTCCACGAAGGAGATCGTCTCACGATCCATCATCAGGGTCGGAAGGAAACGATTTACCTCCGAGACATTGATTGTCCTGAGATGAAACAACCGTACGGGAAACAGGCCAAACATGCGACGACCGTCTATGTCGCCAACCGTGACGTGGTGGTGCGGGATCTGAAGCGTGACCGGCAGGGTCGGATCACGGCAGACATTCTGCTTGAAGACGGCAGGCATGTCGCCCATGAGTTGGTGAAAGAGGGACTCGCCTGGGCACAGCAAGGAAAATCCGGCGATCAGACCCTGAAAGACATGGAAGAGTTGGCCAGAGCCTCCGCTAAGGGCCTATGGTCCGAGCCGAATCCTGTCCCGCCATGGAAATGGAAGTCGGCGAAGACGACCGGTCGGAACTAG